From Magnetovibrio sp. PR-2, a single genomic window includes:
- the modB gene encoding molybdate ABC transporter permease subunit: protein MNWNLTPLELDALVLSLKVGVWTSVASVPFAIAVAWVLARKRFWGHGLLNAFVHLPLVVPPVVVGYVLLVTFGRTGAVGAWLYETLGITLAFDWKGAVVAAAVMAFPLMVRAMRLSLEAIDPGLEKAARTLGAKPARVFVTITLPLMLPGIVTGVVLAFARALGEFGATITFVSNIPGQTQTLPLALYNFTQVPGGEANAMRLAVLSIVVALGALLASEILARRVQRMTGGSA, encoded by the coding sequence TTGAACTGGAACCTCACCCCTTTGGAACTGGATGCCTTGGTCTTAAGCCTCAAAGTCGGGGTGTGGACCAGCGTTGCATCTGTGCCGTTTGCCATCGCCGTGGCATGGGTTTTGGCACGCAAGCGGTTTTGGGGGCATGGGCTGCTCAATGCCTTCGTGCACCTGCCCTTGGTCGTGCCGCCCGTGGTGGTTGGTTATGTCTTGTTGGTGACATTTGGACGCACGGGCGCTGTTGGGGCATGGCTGTATGAAACGCTGGGCATCACCTTGGCGTTTGATTGGAAAGGCGCGGTTGTTGCCGCCGCGGTTATGGCTTTTCCCTTGATGGTGCGCGCCATGCGTTTGAGCCTGGAAGCCATTGATCCCGGTCTTGAAAAAGCCGCCCGCACCTTGGGCGCCAAGCCTGCACGCGTGTTTGTGACCATCACACTGCCCTTGATGCTTCCCGGCATTGTCACCGGGGTGGTCCTGGCTTTTGCCCGCGCCCTGGGTGAGTTCGGCGCGACCATCACGTTTGTGTCCAATATCCCCGGGCAAACCCAAACTCTGCCCTTAGCCCTGTACAACTTCACCCAAGTGCCGGGCGGTGAAGCGAACGCTATGCGTTTGGCCGTTTTGTCTATTGTGGTGGCTCTGGGCGCCCTTTTGGCCAGTGAAATCCTCGCCCGCCGGGTCCAGCGCATGACGGGAGGCTCCGCATGA
- the modA gene encoding molybdate ABC transporter substrate-binding protein, with translation MRPWRSCLRRSMFNAASINGILSGGRVRQTSAMILLRKTSGTYFGLYCHIISQKAKFSYDSRPGCLSMLKRSHTVFLVYALCLLCSFSSLSAHAEERVTLFAAASTQAAMHTITTSLKEQGIDIIVIYGSSSSLARQVEHGAPADIFLSANTNWTDYLRNINKIEPDQLRIVAKNALVMVSGAAPFPAPRMAVGPGYPLGSILQNSRFAIGDPAHVPAGQYAKEALQNWELWDAVKDRLAPARDATGALMFVARGDARLGIVYASDLKRSERVRPFAQIPPQLHAPIVYPAAIVQGQMRPSVLKVMRYLTSPEGQDAFRAAGFGSVD, from the coding sequence ATGCGGCCATGGCGTTCATGTTTACGACGGTCTATGTTCAATGCGGCTTCCATAAATGGGATCCTGTCTGGCGGACGGGTGAGGCAAACTAGCGCTATGATTCTCTTACGGAAAACTTCTGGTACGTATTTTGGGCTATATTGTCACATAATTTCCCAAAAAGCTAAGTTTTCTTACGATTCGCGCCCTGGATGCCTTTCTATGCTCAAACGTTCTCACACCGTGTTCTTGGTTTACGCTTTGTGCCTGCTCTGCTCATTTAGCAGCCTCTCCGCCCACGCAGAGGAACGGGTCACCTTGTTCGCTGCCGCCAGCACGCAAGCTGCAATGCACACCATAACGACCTCCCTAAAGGAACAGGGCATTGATATTATAGTTATTTATGGGTCCAGCTCGTCCCTTGCCCGCCAAGTTGAACATGGTGCACCTGCCGATATTTTCCTATCCGCAAACACAAACTGGACAGATTATTTACGAAATATTAATAAAATCGAACCAGACCAATTGCGAATCGTGGCCAAAAACGCCCTCGTGATGGTTTCCGGTGCCGCTCCCTTCCCCGCCCCCCGCATGGCCGTAGGTCCGGGCTATCCCTTAGGCAGCATCTTACAAAATTCCCGCTTTGCCATCGGTGATCCGGCCCATGTCCCTGCCGGTCAATATGCCAAAGAGGCTCTTCAGAACTGGGAATTATGGGACGCCGTCAAAGACCGCTTGGCGCCAGCCCGCGACGCGACCGGAGCGTTGATGTTTGTCGCCCGTGGAGATGCCCGGCTGGGGATTGTGTATGCCTCGGACCTCAAACGCTCTGAGCGGGTGCGGCCCTTTGCGCAAATCCCGCCCCAGCTTCATGCGCCGATTGTTTACCCGGCTGCCATTGTCCAAGGCCAAATGCGCCCAAGCGTGTTAAAAGTTATGAGGTACTTAACCAGCCCAGAAGGTCAAGACGCCTTTCGGGCGGCCGGATTTGGATCTGTCGATTGA
- a CDS encoding CobW family GTP-binding protein, which produces MENELPTAVAVTVLTGFLGSGKTTLLNHLVQDQDLGQSAILINEFGDVSIDHLLVEHVDETTVLLESGCVCCSVRSDLVNAMKELIAKRADGKVPPFERLIIETTGLADPAPILHTLMTDPLIAGQFRLDGLVTVVDGALGLQTLENHPEAVKQAAIADRLVISKVDIASDLEALIARLQDLNPAAPQIQAQHGQVPVTDIIDAGLFDADFTPHVERWLGDDVIKDHHHHHHNHDAGIDSFVLEADTPIDFMAFQDWLGMVLATQGEGVLRMKGIMDVKDVDRPIAIHGVQHLIHPPAALENWEGLDKRSRLVFITKNLSKQAIRDTFAAYLPGTLTDDT; this is translated from the coding sequence ATGGAAAATGAACTGCCGACAGCCGTAGCCGTCACCGTTCTGACGGGCTTTTTGGGCAGCGGCAAGACCACCCTTCTCAATCATCTTGTGCAAGATCAGGACTTGGGCCAAAGCGCCATCTTGATCAATGAATTCGGCGATGTGTCCATCGACCATTTGCTGGTCGAACACGTGGATGAAACCACGGTATTGCTGGAAAGTGGTTGTGTGTGCTGTTCGGTGCGTTCCGATCTGGTGAACGCCATGAAAGAGCTCATCGCCAAACGGGCTGACGGCAAAGTCCCCCCGTTTGAACGCTTGATCATCGAAACCACGGGCCTTGCCGACCCGGCGCCAATCCTGCACACCTTAATGACTGACCCTTTGATTGCCGGACAGTTCCGTCTGGACGGCTTGGTCACGGTGGTTGATGGCGCGTTGGGGCTGCAGACCCTGGAAAACCATCCCGAAGCCGTCAAGCAGGCCGCCATTGCCGACCGTCTGGTGATTTCAAAAGTCGATATCGCCTCAGATTTGGAAGCCTTGATCGCGCGGCTCCAAGACTTAAACCCCGCCGCCCCCCAAATCCAAGCTCAACACGGGCAAGTCCCGGTCACAGACATCATTGATGCAGGATTGTTCGATGCCGACTTCACCCCGCATGTGGAACGCTGGCTGGGCGATGACGTGATCAAAGATCACCACCATCATCACCACAATCACGATGCCGGCATCGACAGTTTTGTGCTGGAGGCCGACACGCCAATCGACTTTATGGCGTTTCAAGACTGGCTCGGCATGGTCTTGGCGACCCAAGGCGAAGGCGTGTTGCGCATGAAGGGCATCATGGATGTCAAAGACGTGGACCGCCCCATCGCCATCCATGGCGTTCAGCACTTGATCCACCCCCCTGCAGCCCTAGAGAATTGGGAAGGCCTGGACAAACGCAGCCGACTGGTGTTTATCACCAAGAACCTTTCCAAGCAGGCCATCCGCGACACCTTTGCGGCATATCTGCCCGGAACCCTGACAGACGACACATAA
- the hisI gene encoding phosphoribosyl-AMP cyclohydrolase encodes MMSTDNYPTTPELAAEIAAQLSFNADGLIPAIAQDDTPDGKGGEILMMAWMNRDAVIETLTTGRACYYSRSRQKLWRKGESSGQEQQLKDFRWDCDNDTVVMLVTQKGVACHTGRRNCFFKSVRGGQIKTIADVEISPEELYGK; translated from the coding sequence ATGATGAGCACTGACAACTACCCCACCACGCCTGAGCTGGCGGCTGAGATTGCCGCGCAGTTGAGCTTCAACGCCGACGGCCTGATCCCTGCCATTGCTCAAGACGACACACCCGACGGCAAAGGCGGTGAGATTTTGATGATGGCCTGGATGAACCGCGACGCCGTTATAGAAACCCTGACCACGGGGCGGGCGTGTTATTATTCCCGTTCGCGCCAAAAGCTGTGGCGCAAGGGGGAAAGCTCCGGCCAAGAACAACAGCTCAAGGATTTTCGCTGGGATTGCGACAACGACACGGTGGTGATGCTGGTCACGCAAAAAGGTGTGGCGTGCCACACCGGGCGGCGCAATTGCTTCTTCAAGTCTGTGCGCGGCGGTCAGATCAAAACCATTGCAGACGTCGAGATCTCTCCGGAAGAGCTCTATGGAAAATGA
- a CDS encoding zinc ABC transporter substrate-binding protein: protein MSRFKPSALFQTLSILLVLAAGLIWSERALAAPPKVAASIKPVQALVKMVMGSLGTPDVIIPATASPHVFSLKPSQAKMLEHADVVFWIGPNLENTLNGPLAKLSKNATVVALMSAEGIDFINTNERHIEDYDDHQDDKEDAHDHGSMDPHIWLSPNNAIAMLAHIEHVLSQVDPANAQEYAANAKKSQRRVSILINQTKKFTTNMQTIPYLVQHNAFGYLAREFGFKEAGYLQTVPGREPGAKHIAGLIKLIEGENLKCLFHEPQFTPKLAKRLSQEHGVSLREIDPLGADLSLSDTTYVRIIQGIIVSMQSCLTPQAKQPAQ from the coding sequence ATGAGCCGTTTCAAGCCTTCCGCCCTGTTTCAGACCTTGAGTATCCTCTTGGTCTTAGCCGCAGGCTTGATCTGGTCCGAACGCGCCCTTGCAGCACCGCCGAAAGTCGCAGCCTCAATCAAGCCGGTGCAGGCCTTGGTCAAAATGGTGATGGGCAGCTTAGGCACGCCGGATGTGATCATTCCCGCCACCGCTTCGCCGCATGTGTTTTCTCTGAAACCGTCCCAAGCCAAGATGTTGGAGCATGCCGATGTGGTTTTTTGGATTGGACCGAATCTGGAAAACACCCTGAACGGCCCACTGGCTAAGTTGTCCAAGAACGCCACCGTTGTGGCTTTGATGTCCGCTGAAGGCATTGACTTCATCAACACTAACGAGCGCCACATTGAAGACTATGACGACCATCAAGACGACAAAGAGGATGCCCATGACCACGGCTCAATGGATCCCCACATTTGGCTATCGCCTAACAATGCCATAGCCATGTTGGCTCATATCGAACACGTGCTCAGCCAAGTCGACCCGGCCAATGCGCAGGAGTACGCCGCCAACGCCAAAAAGTCCCAGCGCCGTGTGTCGATCTTGATCAACCAGACCAAGAAGTTCACGACAAACATGCAGACCATTCCCTATTTGGTGCAGCACAACGCATTTGGTTATTTGGCGCGCGAATTCGGATTTAAAGAAGCGGGCTATCTGCAAACCGTTCCCGGACGAGAACCGGGTGCGAAGCACATCGCCGGATTGATCAAGCTGATCGAAGGGGAAAACCTGAAATGCCTGTTTCATGAACCGCAATTCACGCCCAAGCTTGCCAAACGTTTGAGCCAAGAGCACGGCGTATCTTTGCGCGAAATTGATCCCTTAGGTGCTGATTTGTCCTTGTCCGATACGACGTATGTGCGCATCATCCAAGGTATCATCGTGTCCATGCAATCGTGCTTGACCCCACAAGCCAAGCAACCTGCACAATAA
- a CDS encoding Fur family transcriptional regulator, producing the protein MKEHFPSESHDHTHCEAQALKRAEGLCAERGVRLTDIRRQVLELVWKSHVPVGAYDLLDQLKTQGKKAQPPTVYRALDFLLEQGLIHRIESQNAYIGCSDPEHDHVGQFLICRDCGATAELVDARIDDAISKGANDMGFRVEHPTVELEGTCAKCRIGHKGNTA; encoded by the coding sequence ATGAAAGAACATTTCCCCAGCGAGAGCCACGATCATACCCACTGTGAAGCCCAAGCGCTGAAACGTGCTGAAGGCTTGTGTGCTGAACGCGGCGTGCGCCTGACGGACATTCGCCGCCAAGTCTTGGAACTGGTGTGGAAATCCCACGTGCCGGTTGGGGCTTATGATCTGTTGGATCAACTCAAGACCCAGGGCAAAAAGGCCCAGCCGCCGACTGTCTACCGGGCTTTGGACTTTTTGTTGGAACAAGGCCTGATCCATCGCATTGAAAGCCAAAATGCGTACATTGGGTGCTCCGATCCAGAACATGACCATGTCGGGCAGTTTTTGATCTGTCGCGATTGTGGGGCGACGGCGGAATTGGTGGATGCGCGTATTGACGATGCGATATCCAAAGGGGCAAACGATATGGGCTTTCGCGTCGAACACCCGACGGTGGAGCTGGAGGGCACCTGTGCAAAGTGCCGCATCGGTCACAAGGGCAACACAGCATGA
- the znuC gene encoding zinc ABC transporter ATP-binding protein ZnuC produces MNDQSLIEAKGLEVAFGDVSVLSGANVSVKPGEIVTIIGPNGAGKTTLVKVMLGLIQPQRGTVQRKPKLHIGYMPQRLSIDPAMPITVERFLRMGLQGKVPDEDCRSVMEEVGAIDVLGHPMQSISGGEMQRVLLARALLRDPELLVLDEPVQGVDITGQADLYRLIQGIRKTRNVGVVMVSHDLHVVMAQTDHVLCLNGHVCCAGHPSQVSRHPEFVAMFGEDVASTLAVYAHNHDHEHGLDGHVHGEHCDHE; encoded by the coding sequence ATGAACGATCAAAGTTTGATCGAAGCGAAAGGACTGGAAGTCGCTTTCGGTGATGTCTCTGTGCTGAGCGGTGCGAACGTGTCGGTTAAGCCGGGTGAAATCGTCACCATTATCGGTCCCAACGGCGCGGGCAAAACCACTTTGGTTAAGGTTATGTTGGGCTTGATCCAACCCCAAAGGGGCACGGTTCAACGTAAACCCAAATTGCATATCGGTTATATGCCCCAGCGCTTGAGCATTGATCCAGCCATGCCCATCACGGTGGAGCGCTTTTTGCGCATGGGCCTTCAGGGCAAAGTTCCGGATGAAGATTGCCGCTCTGTCATGGAAGAGGTCGGCGCCATTGATGTTTTGGGCCACCCCATGCAATCCATTTCGGGGGGCGAGATGCAACGCGTGCTTTTGGCCCGCGCTTTGTTGCGCGATCCAGAATTGCTGGTTTTGGATGAACCGGTTCAAGGCGTGGATATCACCGGGCAGGCCGATCTCTATCGATTGATTCAAGGCATTCGCAAAACCCGCAACGTCGGCGTGGTGATGGTGTCCCACGATCTTCACGTGGTGATGGCCCAAACCGACCATGTGTTGTGCCTCAACGGCCATGTGTGCTGTGCAGGGCACCCCAGCCAAGTCAGCCGCCATCCGGAATTCGTCGCCATGTTCGGCGAAGACGTGGCTTCGACCTTGGCGGTTTATGCCCACAATCACGATCACGAACACGGGCTTGATGGACACGTTCATGGGGAGCACTGCGATCATGAGTGA
- a CDS encoding metal ABC transporter permease, with product MSDWGMDDFLIRAALAGVAVALVAGPLGAFVVWRRMAYFGGALSHTALLGVALGFLLGLEPAVGVVCVVVVMALMLGRVQRIHGISLDTLLGVVAHAGLALGLIIASTLDSVRIDLMGYLFGDILAVGWADVVWVWGTSILILVALSKVWHGLLNATVHADLAQVEGTNVRLMDTVFMVILALVVALAMQVVGILLVTAMLIIPASSVRRIAKTPEGMAIYSVIVGVIAVCAGLWGSYEWDTPAGPSIVMASTVMFLLGQIKLRRG from the coding sequence ATGAGTGATTGGGGCATGGATGACTTTCTGATCCGCGCTGCCTTGGCTGGTGTGGCGGTCGCCCTTGTGGCCGGACCTTTGGGGGCGTTCGTGGTGTGGCGGCGTATGGCCTATTTTGGCGGGGCCTTGTCGCACACGGCCTTATTGGGGGTGGCGCTGGGGTTTTTGCTGGGGCTAGAGCCTGCCGTCGGCGTGGTTTGCGTGGTGGTGGTCATGGCCTTGATGCTGGGCAGGGTGCAGCGCATTCACGGAATATCTTTGGATACCTTATTGGGCGTTGTGGCACATGCGGGCTTGGCCTTGGGGTTGATCATTGCCTCGACCTTAGACAGCGTGCGCATTGATTTGATGGGCTATCTTTTCGGCGATATTTTGGCTGTCGGCTGGGCCGACGTGGTTTGGGTGTGGGGGACGTCCATCTTGATCTTGGTCGCGTTGTCAAAAGTTTGGCACGGATTGCTGAACGCAACGGTGCATGCGGATCTCGCCCAGGTCGAAGGCACCAATGTCCGTTTGATGGACACCGTGTTTATGGTCATCTTGGCCTTGGTGGTGGCTTTGGCGATGCAAGTGGTGGGAATTTTGCTGGTCACGGCCATGCTGATCATTCCCGCTTCAAGCGTGCGCAGGATCGCCAAAACGCCCGAGGGCATGGCAATCTATTCCGTTATCGTCGGCGTGATTGCGGTCTGTGCGGGGCTTTGGGGCTCCTATGAATGGGATACCCCTGCGGGACCGTCCATTGTGATGGCTTCAACGGTCATGTTCTTGTTGGGGCAAATCAAGCTGCGGCGGGGCTAA
- the metC gene encoding cystathionine beta-lyase: MDTNDKSYKPDTRLTTAGRDPKNNYGIVNPPVYHASTVTFETMADLHEAEQNRFDQVYYGRYGTPTTFAFEEAVADLEGGDHCISVPSGMASIAVALAATLHQGEHALITDSAYFPTVKFCDTFLKKFGVEVTYYDPMATADEIKALMRPNTKVVFTEAPGSITFEVQDIPMIAQIAHDGGALVVMDNTWSAGYYYKPFEHGVDISLQAATKYIVGHSDAMLGTVTMKDRALYEHIKTVAVGMGYSTAPDDAYLGLRGIRSLAARMPRHQDTGLELANWLVTRPEVETVLHPALPSCPGHDIWKRDFTGASGLFGFVLKGGPTKDDMARMLDNMKLFAMGYSWGGFESLIIPSDPRTMRTTYTWPYNQPVLRIQSGMEDPQDLRTDLQTGLDNLKA; encoded by the coding sequence ATGGACACCAACGATAAGTCGTACAAACCTGATACCCGCCTCACCACGGCTGGACGCGACCCAAAAAACAATTACGGCATTGTGAACCCGCCTGTGTATCACGCCTCAACTGTGACGTTTGAAACCATGGCCGACCTCCACGAGGCTGAGCAGAATCGTTTCGATCAGGTCTATTACGGGCGCTACGGAACACCGACGACTTTTGCCTTTGAAGAAGCCGTTGCGGATTTGGAAGGTGGCGATCACTGCATTTCCGTTCCCAGCGGCATGGCATCCATTGCCGTGGCTTTGGCTGCGACCCTTCATCAAGGTGAGCATGCGTTAATCACGGACAGTGCCTACTTCCCCACCGTGAAGTTCTGCGACACCTTTTTGAAAAAGTTTGGCGTCGAGGTCACATATTACGACCCCATGGCAACGGCGGACGAAATCAAAGCCTTGATGCGCCCCAACACCAAGGTGGTGTTTACCGAAGCCCCCGGCTCCATCACGTTCGAGGTCCAAGACATTCCCATGATCGCCCAAATCGCCCACGACGGCGGTGCTTTGGTGGTGATGGACAACACATGGTCGGCTGGCTACTACTACAAGCCGTTTGAACACGGCGTCGATATCTCTCTACAAGCTGCCACCAAATACATCGTCGGTCATTCAGACGCCATGTTGGGCACCGTGACCATGAAAGACCGTGCCCTTTATGAACACATCAAAACCGTCGCCGTGGGCATGGGCTATTCCACCGCCCCGGACGATGCCTATTTGGGGCTGCGCGGCATTCGCTCACTGGCTGCCCGCATGCCCCGCCACCAAGACACAGGGCTGGAGCTCGCCAACTGGCTGGTCACAAGGCCAGAGGTCGAAACCGTGTTGCACCCTGCCCTACCCAGCTGTCCGGGACACGACATTTGGAAGCGCGATTTCACCGGCGCATCGGGCCTGTTTGGCTTTGTTCTCAAAGGCGGCCCCACCAAAGACGACATGGCACGTATGTTGGACAACATGAAACTGTTTGCCATGGGCTACAGCTGGGGGGGCTTTGAAAGCCTGATCATCCCGTCGGACCCTCGCACCATGCGAACCACCTATACATGGCCCTATAACCAACCGGTCTTGCGCATCCAATCGGGTATGGAAGACCCCCAAGACCTACGCACGGATCTGCAAACAGGTCTCGACAACTTGAAGGCATAG
- a CDS encoding amino acid ABC transporter substrate-binding protein — protein MKKSITALGAVAAAMIATSASAGTLETVQTNGVLSCGVSTGLPGFSLQDEKGNWTGIDVDTCRAVAAAVLGDANKIKFIPLTAKERWTALQSGEIQMLSRNSTWTLTRDSSLGVNFAGVNFYDGQGFLAKKDLGVKSAMELDGATFCIQAGTTTELNLADMFREHGMKYTSVVFDTSDQTREGLEAGRCDVLTSDTSQLAALRSKLKDPSSAMILPEVISKEPLGPVVAQGDDAWFNIVKWVLFAQVNAEEMGVTSANIDEMKGSDNPNIKRLVGTEGSLGSTKLGIGDDWAYNAVKQVGNYAEMFEANVGMKTPLQIPRGVNALWSKGGIMYAPPLR, from the coding sequence GTGAAAAAATCGATTACCGCTCTAGGCGCTGTAGCCGCTGCAATGATTGCGACGTCTGCGTCCGCTGGTACCTTGGAAACTGTTCAAACGAACGGTGTCCTGTCTTGTGGCGTGAGCACCGGCCTGCCGGGTTTCTCCTTGCAAGATGAAAAAGGCAACTGGACGGGTATTGACGTTGATACCTGCCGCGCTGTTGCTGCAGCCGTTTTGGGCGATGCCAACAAAATCAAGTTCATTCCGCTGACCGCGAAAGAACGTTGGACCGCGCTGCAATCGGGCGAAATCCAAATGTTGTCGCGCAACTCCACCTGGACGCTGACCCGTGACAGCTCCTTGGGTGTTAACTTTGCTGGTGTTAACTTCTACGACGGTCAAGGTTTCTTGGCGAAGAAAGACTTGGGCGTGAAAAGCGCTATGGAACTGGACGGCGCTACGTTCTGTATCCAAGCAGGTACCACGACCGAGCTGAACTTGGCTGACATGTTCCGTGAACATGGCATGAAGTACACTTCTGTCGTTTTCGACACGTCCGACCAAACCCGCGAAGGCCTGGAAGCTGGCCGTTGCGACGTTTTGACGTCTGACACGTCTCAGCTGGCAGCTCTGCGCTCCAAACTGAAAGATCCCTCCAGCGCAATGATTTTGCCGGAAGTCATTTCCAAAGAACCGCTGGGTCCGGTTGTTGCTCAAGGTGACGACGCCTGGTTCAACATCGTCAAATGGGTTCTGTTCGCACAAGTCAACGCTGAAGAAATGGGCGTGACGTCTGCAAACATTGACGAAATGAAGGGTTCCGATAACCCGAACATCAAACGTCTTGTCGGTACCGAAGGCTCCTTGGGTTCCACCAAGTTGGGCATCGGTGACGACTGGGCATACAACGCTGTCAAACAAGTCGGTAACTATGCTGAAATGTTTGAAGCGAACGTCGGCATGAAAACGCCGCTGCAAATTCCGCGTGGCGTGAACGCCCTGTGGTCTAAAGGCGGCATCATGTACGCACCGCCGCTGCGTTAA